In one Sphingobacterium daejeonense genomic region, the following are encoded:
- a CDS encoding ATP-binding protein has product MGNKIRILLLILTVSFLATAIMINNMITKDDMLELDTRTLSNSINKYEEIVDDLFADSNLMKAFVNVEVYPTQVLDATNKYADKHKIFFYIYKDHKPIFWSNNIYVPLTDGGIQSDVVFIQEDNRSFIIKRKNLTANTSVLALIPIKTHFSITNQYLENHFFKDLINTNNLTIADYTDSENIKNIYSKNGSYLFSVKLNQGKQDNIFMDIQFICWVFACICFLILVNNICLMIAKRGKPWFSLIFFTLTLVLTRYVDLNTNWLATTSSIGLFDPKYYAYSPLLPNLWGFFMTTILVGWLVFYFRAIQPYLKIRLKNLSANLSTIVSLIAILSIYFISNLLFFHLSTLITNSTAVTLDLTNLLSFNSYSWFNILIMCINMVILLYFIDTVVNILKSILPNTTSFLNIQLIALVTSIILNAILIGENTFFNIFLAGVIMLRAYSKVRVHLSMSTFILTLVFLAFMTTSVYTRSLEEKVEREMKVTVNQLEAEDDLNATALFVDLEKRIVADEGLRQSFAISLPNTQTDIINDYIKNTYFSGYLSKFEFSAFYYYNNKPLGSYDNNKIDEYREKVINKSTKVQQTEHFYRVRSDLGTHEYFLQFDIPINEAEDQVVQVFLNLKNRAYGTSLPYPEILSDSKVEFIRGYQSNATSFALYRDGALVTQNGAFTYPNKDEMFGGKVEEYVNVEDYNGFFNVVYKPDENTTLVVSTPQLSLWQSVAVFSFLFLCLYICFLIFDSIKYFFSTITQKSFNVRSIRYHFKLIINRIQYSTRIQTMIIGVVIFAIVISGLISFISISGQLEKSKVQQRLSYIMDVVKKIENKIQSSDNLTETQIQEFVKEFSEKSVTDINLYNKNGKLIFSSQPKIYDMGLVSKFINPIAFNNLNVLKKTDSFNKERILNFEYNSSYATIKNNQYNNILFLNIPYFTSVEEENESQNLLLNTLLNIYTIIILGLGFLTVMVANSITKPLNLIGKKLSQTIFSNKPNEPLYWERDDEIGALVKEYNFMIVKLEENAKQLLNAEREYAWREMAKQIAHEIKNPLTPMKLGIQQLNRSYTENDPRFEERFFKISNSFIEQINSLSKIATEFSNFAKLPDTNLAKINIIEKINKSANVYHNNHNTYIKIINNTDDEAVYVLGDKDQLLRSFNNLIKNSIEASIGRKKHLISILVEYLDVDKIKIIVKDNGMGIPGDVIPKIFQPNFTTKSSGTGLGLAFVKKTVESMHGDISFVTFEGIGTTFTIILPVYKETQD; this is encoded by the coding sequence ATGGGTAACAAAATAAGAATACTTTTACTAATCCTAACAGTATCCTTCTTGGCAACGGCAATCATGATAAACAACATGATTACCAAGGATGACATGTTAGAATTAGATACAAGAACTCTTTCAAACAGCATTAATAAATACGAGGAAATCGTTGACGACCTCTTTGCTGATTCCAACCTAATGAAAGCTTTCGTGAATGTTGAGGTATACCCTACTCAAGTTCTCGATGCAACCAATAAATACGCCGATAAGCACAAGATATTCTTCTATATATACAAAGATCATAAACCCATATTTTGGAGCAATAACATCTATGTACCGCTAACAGATGGGGGAATACAGTCGGACGTCGTCTTCATCCAAGAAGACAATCGATCCTTTATTATCAAAAGGAAAAACCTAACAGCAAATACATCTGTACTCGCTCTAATACCAATAAAAACACACTTCTCCATAACCAATCAATATCTCGAAAATCACTTCTTCAAAGATCTTATTAACACAAATAATCTTACAATAGCTGATTATACGGATTCGGAGAACATCAAGAATATTTACAGCAAAAATGGATCTTATCTGTTCTCTGTAAAATTAAACCAAGGAAAACAAGATAATATCTTCATGGATATCCAATTTATATGTTGGGTGTTCGCATGTATCTGCTTCTTAATCCTGGTAAACAATATTTGCTTAATGATTGCTAAAAGAGGTAAACCTTGGTTTTCCTTGATATTTTTCACATTGACCCTGGTATTGACAAGGTATGTCGATCTGAATACAAACTGGTTAGCAACGACTTCAAGTATTGGTCTCTTTGACCCCAAATATTACGCTTACAGCCCTCTGTTGCCTAACCTATGGGGATTCTTTATGACAACTATACTGGTTGGATGGCTCGTATTTTATTTCCGTGCAATTCAACCTTACCTCAAGATTAGACTAAAGAACCTATCGGCAAATTTATCCACAATAGTTTCTTTGATCGCAATACTATCGATCTATTTTATCAGTAACCTCCTGTTTTTCCACTTATCAACCCTGATAACGAACAGTACTGCCGTTACTCTTGATCTGACAAACCTCCTATCATTCAATTCATACAGTTGGTTCAATATATTGATCATGTGTATCAATATGGTGATCCTACTTTATTTTATAGACACCGTAGTCAATATATTAAAATCTATATTACCTAATACCACATCTTTCCTTAACATTCAATTGATTGCACTAGTAACTTCGATAATACTAAATGCTATCCTGATTGGGGAAAATACTTTCTTCAATATATTCCTAGCCGGTGTGATTATGCTAAGGGCTTATAGTAAAGTAAGGGTTCATCTTTCAATGTCTACCTTTATCTTGACTTTAGTTTTCTTGGCATTTATGACTACCTCTGTATACACCAGAAGCTTGGAGGAAAAAGTAGAAAGGGAAATGAAAGTGACGGTCAACCAATTGGAAGCTGAGGATGACCTTAATGCCACAGCTCTATTCGTCGATTTGGAGAAAAGGATCGTTGCCGATGAAGGATTGAGACAATCATTTGCAATCAGTCTGCCAAATACCCAGACCGATATTATCAATGATTATATCAAGAACACCTACTTCAGCGGTTATTTATCAAAATTCGAATTCAGCGCATTTTATTATTATAATAATAAACCGCTAGGTTCTTATGACAATAATAAAATTGATGAATATCGTGAGAAAGTAATCAATAAATCCACAAAAGTTCAGCAAACAGAACACTTCTATCGTGTCCGAAGTGATTTGGGAACACATGAATATTTTCTACAGTTTGACATTCCTATCAATGAAGCTGAAGATCAAGTCGTACAAGTGTTCTTAAATCTTAAAAACAGAGCATACGGCACTTCATTGCCTTATCCGGAAATCCTTTCGGATAGTAAAGTTGAATTTATTAGAGGTTACCAAAGTAATGCAACTTCTTTTGCACTCTATAGAGACGGTGCGCTAGTCACACAAAATGGCGCATTCACCTATCCCAACAAAGACGAAATGTTTGGTGGTAAAGTCGAAGAGTACGTAAATGTAGAAGATTATAACGGGTTCTTCAATGTAGTATATAAACCGGATGAGAATACAACCTTGGTGGTAAGTACACCGCAGCTGAGCTTATGGCAGTCAGTCGCCGTATTCTCTTTCTTATTTTTATGTCTATATATATGCTTCTTGATTTTTGACAGTATCAAATATTTCTTCAGCACAATTACTCAGAAATCATTCAATGTTAGAAGTATCCGATACCATTTTAAGCTCATCATAAACAGGATTCAGTATAGTACCAGGATTCAAACCATGATCATTGGGGTCGTAATTTTCGCAATTGTAATCTCTGGTTTAATCTCCTTTATCAGTATATCTGGACAGTTAGAGAAATCTAAGGTGCAACAGAGATTGAGTTACATAATGGATGTTGTCAAAAAAATTGAAAACAAAATCCAATCTTCTGACAATCTAACGGAAACTCAAATCCAAGAATTCGTGAAAGAGTTCTCAGAAAAATCAGTGACTGATATCAACCTCTATAATAAAAACGGTAAACTGATATTTTCATCACAGCCCAAAATATATGATATGGGTTTAGTGTCAAAATTCATTAATCCTATAGCATTCAATAACCTAAACGTTTTAAAGAAAACTGATTCCTTCAACAAGGAAAGAATATTGAATTTTGAATACAATTCTAGTTACGCAACTATCAAAAATAACCAGTACAATAATATATTGTTCTTGAACATTCCATATTTTACCTCTGTTGAAGAGGAAAATGAAAGCCAGAACTTATTGTTGAATACCTTATTGAATATTTATACCATTATTATATTAGGTCTAGGCTTTTTAACAGTTATGGTTGCCAACTCGATTACCAAACCTTTGAACTTAATCGGGAAAAAGCTTTCGCAAACTATCTTCAGCAATAAACCAAATGAACCACTCTATTGGGAAAGAGATGATGAAATCGGTGCATTAGTAAAGGAATACAATTTTATGATCGTGAAATTGGAAGAAAATGCCAAACAACTGTTGAATGCGGAAAGGGAATACGCATGGCGCGAAATGGCAAAACAAATCGCACATGAAATCAAGAACCCCCTCACCCCAATGAAATTGGGAATTCAACAACTGAACCGAAGTTATACCGAAAATGACCCAAGGTTTGAAGAACGTTTTTTCAAAATATCAAACTCATTTATCGAACAGATAAACAGCTTAAGCAAGATCGCAACAGAGTTCTCCAATTTTGCGAAACTCCCTGATACAAACCTTGCGAAGATTAATATTATCGAAAAAATCAACAAGTCAGCAAACGTATACCACAATAACCACAATACATACATTAAGATCATCAACAATACGGATGATGAAGCAGTGTATGTTTTAGGCGATAAGGACCAACTTCTCAGATCCTTCAATAATCTGATCAAGAACTCAATAGAAGCCTCAATAGGCCGTAAAAAACACCTTATTAGCATTCTGGTCGAATACCTCGATGTTGATAAAATCAAAATCATAGTCAAAGACAACGGTATGGGAATCCCAGGGGATGTAATTCCTAAAATATTCCAACCAAACTTTACGACCAAAAGCTCCGGTACTGGCTTAGGATTGGCATTTGTCAAAAAAACCGTAGAGTCAATGCATGGCGATATATCATTCGTAACATTCGAAGGAATCGGAACAACATTCACAATCATTCTTCCAGTTTACAAAGAAACACAGGATTAA